GGTAGCAAACGCGGCTATTTCGGTCAGCAGACCTATTTATATGATGAGCAGCACTATCTGGCGGTTTCAGTGCCCGTGCCGTTTGTGATGGAAACGGACGCCTCGGCTGAACGTCCGTTGCTGGCGATTTACATGCATCTGGATTTTCAACTGGCCACTGAACTGATGCTGCAGATTGGACAGCATGGCACCCCGCCTCCTCCCGCCGCGCCGCAAAGCATGATGTCCAGCCCGATGGACGACGCGGTAAAAACGGCCGTGCTGAGTTTGCTTGAAGCCCTGAATGATCCGCTTGAGGCGTGGATCCTCGGCCCCGGGCGGGTGCGCGAACTGTATTTCCGCGTGTTGACCGGCGCACAGGGCAATGCCATGCGCGCCGCGCTGGCTTTGCAGGGGCAGTTTGGCAAAATCGGCAAAGTGCTGGAGCGCATCCATGCCACCTATGCGGAACCGTTAACGCTGACGCAACTGGCGACGGAAGCCGGAATGAGCGTACCGACGTTTCATCACCATTTCAAAGCGATAACCCGGATGCCGCCGATGCAGTATGTGAAATCGGTACGCCTGCACCAGGCGCGGATGTTGATGGTGCGCCAGCAGCTCACCGCCGCTGCCGCAAGCTACGCCGTCGGCTATGAAAGCCCATCGCAGTTTAATCGCGAGTTCAAGCGCCTGTTTGGTCTGCCACCGGCGGAGGAGATAAAACGCATGCAGCATCACTTCGCCGTTCCGCCTGCGCAGCCAGCGTCTGTATTCGTTTCATCACATTAAGGCTTACTGGGTGCTGGCGAACATACCGCGAGGGGTGACATGGCCGAAGCCGTCACCAGAGGGGCAAACATCGCGGCAAAAGTGCGTGATGAGCGAGGAAGGGACCGTCATTTTTATAATGAATGCCTGCGCTTCCATTCATCAACAACATCACCCAGGTTTTTCGTCGCGCCATTTACTATCCAGGCCATAAAATCACGATCGAACCGAAAATCCGCACCACATTCATCAACCATGAAGCGACGAACGTTTTGCGTATTTTTATAGTGTTTATCCACGACCGTAGATCGTGTTAATACCGCACTGTGCCAGTCGATTTTCATTTATTGATTCCTGAAGTCAGTAATGAATAGCAGCGTTAATATTTTACACACGGGCTGTTAAAATGTCCGCTTCTGCCATGAAGAAGACAGGGTGAGTCGTCATCATGTTGGCTGTGAGCGAAAAGCGGACCACATTATCCGAACAAAAGCATCACTGGCAATATCGGGACAGTACATACTAAAAACTGTATAACGTTTCTTTTCATCGACGATCAAGAAGGACTTTTAATGGTTGCGCTTGAGGAAGTAAAAATGAAGTATCCAGGTGCAGATACCTGGCAAATGGGTGACAGCCCTGAAATGGCGAGCGAGCTTGCTGACCTGATTAAAAAAGGGATCAAAACGGCCTCCTGCGGATCTTTTGCCTCTTACCAGCAGGAAGTATCTGCCCCGAGGATTGGGAGTTATAACATTATCCTTGATGGCCAGAATGTTCCGGTCTGTGTAATCAGGCTGCTTTCAGTGCGACTGATGCGTTTTTGTGATGTGACTGAGGCGTTTGCCCGCAAAGAAGGTGAAGGCGATTTAAGCCTTGCATACTGGCAGAAAGAGCATCAGCGGTTTTTCACCCGTGAAGGTCATTTTTCTGAAGATATGGAGTTGATCGCAGAAGAATTTGTAGTGGTTGAGACTCTGTAAGAAAAGATAAACGGGCCGATGTTTTATCAATTGCCATTTATAACAATGTCCGCTCCTTGCACATAGCGGACCACCAGCCCTCTCCTGTCAGGTCTTCGCATTCCACCCACTCTTCAATGCTCTCTGTCTACACCCTCTTCCAGCGAACAAAACGTTCTCCTAAACCAGACATAAAATTCCACTCCAAAGCCATCACATATAAAAAAGCCCCCGCCCAAAACATCACCCAAGAATCGCCTCCAGCCTTGCCAGCACCTCATTGATAATCACCTCGGGTACCCGCTCCAGGCGTCTGCCGTTACGCACTTCCATATCAAGGGTTCTCGGCTGGTCGCAGCGAATCACGCCGGTGGTTTTCGTTCCTGCACCGTCCAGAGAAACGGCGAAGCCTGCCGTGCGGGCGAAGTTGCCGCCGCTGGTGACTGGAACAACAACGGGGAGCCGGGTGAAGGCGTTAAAAGCGGCGGGTGAAACAATCAGCACCGGCCGCGTTCCGCGTTGTTCATGCCCCGCAGTGGGATCGAGAGAGACGAGCCAGATTTCTCCCCTGTCCATTTACAGGGCCTCCTTACCCAGGGCTGAGGCATTCGCCCATTCCCGATCCTCTCCACTGATTTCTGCGTGCGGATCGCACTGCGCCAGCAGCTCATCAAGGGAATAATGTG
The sequence above is a segment of the Erwinia sp. SLM-02 genome. Coding sequences within it:
- a CDS encoding AraC family transcriptional regulator, with translation MSEMITRIKALAALEGYNLTALPDVRILRADRPLARTPVLYDPGIVIVCQGSKRGYFGQQTYLYDEQHYLAVSVPVPFVMETDASAERPLLAIYMHLDFQLATELMLQIGQHGTPPPPAAPQSMMSSPMDDAVKTAVLSLLEALNDPLEAWILGPGRVRELYFRVLTGAQGNAMRAALALQGQFGKIGKVLERIHATYAEPLTLTQLATEAGMSVPTFHHHFKAITRMPPMQYVKSVRLHQARMLMVRQQLTAAAASYAVGYESPSQFNREFKRLFGLPPAEEIKRMQHHFAVPPAQPASVFVSSH
- a CDS encoding DUF6434 domain-containing protein translates to MKIDWHSAVLTRSTVVDKHYKNTQNVRRFMVDECGADFRFDRDFMAWIVNGATKNLGDVVDEWKRRHSL
- a CDS encoding ASCH domain-containing protein, encoding MVALEEVKMKYPGADTWQMGDSPEMASELADLIKKGIKTASCGSFASYQQEVSAPRIGSYNIILDGQNVPVCVIRLLSVRLMRFCDVTEAFARKEGEGDLSLAYWQKEHQRFFTREGHFSEDMELIAEEFVVVETL
- a CDS encoding type II toxin-antitoxin system PemK/MazF family toxin — protein: MDRGEIWLVSLDPTAGHEQRGTRPVLIVSPAAFNAFTRLPVVVPVTSGGNFARTAGFAVSLDGAGTKTTGVIRCDQPRTLDMEVRNGRRLERVPEVIINEVLARLEAILG